One stretch of Tachysurus fulvidraco isolate hzauxx_2018 chromosome 12, HZAU_PFXX_2.0, whole genome shotgun sequence DNA includes these proteins:
- the hectd1 gene encoding E3 ubiquitin-protein ligase HECTD1 isoform X6 encodes MADVDPDTLLEWLQMGQGDERDMQLIALEQLCMLLLMSDNVDRCFETCPPRTFLPALCKIFLDESAPDNVLEVTARAITYYLDVSAECTRRIVGVDGAIKALCNRLVVVELNNRTSRDLAEQCVKVLELICTRESGAVFEAGGLNCVLSFIRDSGHLVHKDTLHSAMAVVSRLCSKMEPQDSSLETCVESLSSLLKHEDHQVSDGALRCFASLADRFTRRGVDPAPLAKHGLSEELLSRMAAAGGSVAGPSSTCKPGRTSTGGAPSAPDSKLSNQVSTIVSLLSTLCRGSPLVTHDLLRSELPDSMESALQGDERCVLDTMRLVDLLLVLLFEGRKALPKSTAGSGGRIPGLRRLDSSGERSHRQLIDCIRSKDTDALIDAIDTGAFEVNFMDDVGQTLLNWASAFGTQEMVEFLCERGADVNRGQRSSSLHYAACFGRPQVAKTLLRHGANPDLRDEDGKTPLDKARERGHSEVVAILQSPGDWMCPVNKGDDKKKKDMNKEEEEGTEPKGDPEMAPIYLKRLLPVFAQTFQHTMLPSIRKASLALIRKMVHYSSEVLLKEVCDSDAGHNLPTILVEITATVLDQEDDDDGHLLALQIIRDLVDKGGDVFLDQLARLGVINKVSTLAGPTSDDENEEEAKPEKEDEPQEDAKEIQQGKPYHWRDWSIIRGRDCLYIWSDAAALELSNGSNGWFRFILDGKLATMYSSGSPEGGSDSSESRSEFLEKLQRARSQVKPVTASQPILSAVGPTKLTVGNWSLTCLKEGEIAIHNSDGQQATILKEDLPGFVFESNRGTKHSFTAETSLGSEFVTGWTGKRGRKLKSKLEKTKQKVKTMARDLYDDHFKAVESMPRGVVVTLRNIATQLESAWELHTNRQCIEGENTWRDLMKTALENLIVVLKDENTISPYEMCSSGLVQALFTVLNNSVDLDMKYDCKQLVERINVFKTAFSENEDDESRPAVALIRKLIAVLESIERLPLHLYDTPGSAYNLQILTRRLRFRLERAPGETALIDRTGRMLKMEPLATVESLEQYLLKMVAKQWYDFDRASFIFVRKLREGQSFTFRHQHDFDENGIVYWIGTNAKTAYEWVNPAAYGLVVVTSSEGRNLPYGRLEDILSRDSSALNCHTNDDKNAWFAVDLGLWVIPSAYTLRHARGYGRSALRNWVFQVSKDGQNWMTLYTHVDDGSLNEPGSTATWPLDPSKDEKHGWRHIRIKQMGKNASGQTHYLSLSGLEIYGTVTGVCEDQLGKAVKEAEANLRRQRRLFRSQVMKYIVPGARVVRGIDWKWRDQDGNPSGEGTVTGEAHNGWIDVTWDAGGSNSYRMGAEGKFDLKLAPGYDPESAPSPKTVSCAIAGPPTPWSSLAKNNCPDRGGPSSVSSGRKGSSSSACSDIGFGSARRLEGLSEQGTLEGGGPMGTEGQEPLVVLSTVEGGSASSESAEPKSESTAISVGPVSVSSPDVSSVSDSSGKAAVSQRPLGPGTGARLSVSSLLAAGAPMSSSASVPNLSSREASLMESFVRRAPNMARTNATNNMNLSRSSSDNNTNTIGRNVAAASDFLDSCRANTLLAELDDEEDLPEPDDDDDENEDDNQEDQEYEEVLVRSRVNLGYHVHIHREEEEYETKGGRRRTWDDDFVLKRQFSALVPAFDPRPGRTNVQQTTDLEIPTPGTPRSEVLEEVECAPSPHLALILKVAGLGTTREVELPLNNYKSTIFYYVQKLLQLSCNGSIKSDKLRRIWEPTYTIMYRELKDSDKDKESGKMGCWSVEHVEQYLGTDELPKNDLITYMQKNADSTFLRHWKLTGTNKSIRKNRNCSQLIAAYKDFCERGCRSSGLGSGSLATTPSCDILSGAREQPQAKAGSAQSACGVEDVLQLLRILYIIGGEPAVGHTLQEDLDDLQFNASPEEFTSKKITTKILQQIEEPLALASGALPDWCEQLTSKCPFLIPFETRQLFFTCTAFGASRAIVWLQNRREATMERTRPSTTVRRDEPGEFRVGRLKHERVKVPRGESMMEWAESVMHIHADRKSVLEVEFQGEEGTGLGPTLEFYALVAAEFQRTSLGIWLCDDDFPDDESRQVDLGGGLKPPGYYVQRSCGLFPAPFPQDSDELERIAKLFHFLGIFLAKCIQDNRLVDLPVSQPFFKLLCMGDIKSNMSKLLYETRSDSDRRFSDIHSEASTEEEPYLMGSFDEDSKSEFILDPPKPKPPAWYHGILTWEDFELVNPHRARFLKEMKELAVKRRQILGNKSFSEDEKNTRLQGLMLKNPVGSGPPLSVEDLGLNFQFCPSSKVHGFSTVDLKPNGEDEMVTLDNAEEYVELMFDFSMHIGIQKQMEAFREGFNRVFPMEKLSSFSHKEVQMILCGNQSPSWTAEDIVSYTEPKLGYTRDSPGFLRFVRVLCGMCSDERKAFLQFTTGCSTLPPGGLANLHPRLTIVRKVDATDASYPSVNTCVHYLKLPEYSSEEIMRERLLAATMEKGFHLN; translated from the exons ATGGCTGATGTAGACCCGGACACACTACTGGAATGGCTGCAGATGGGGCAGGGCGACGAGCGTGACATGCAGCTCATTGCCCTAGAGCAGCTCTGCATGTTACTGCTTATGTCAGATAATGTGGACCGCTGCTTTGAGAC GTGTCCTCCAAGGACATTTCTTCCAGCCCTTTGTAAGATCTTCCTGGATGAAAGTGCCCCTGACAATGTTTTGGAAGTAACAGCCAGGGCCATCACCTACTACCTAGATGTGTCCGCTGAGTGCACGCGCAGGATCGTTGGAGTGGATGGAGCCATCAAGGCCCTCTGTAACCGACTGGTGGTGGTAGAGCTCAACAATAGGACTAGTAGGGATCTAGCAGAGCAGTGTGTAAAG GTGCTGGAGCTGATCTGCACACGAGAGTCTGGTGCCGTGTTCGAGGCTGGAGGGCTGAACTGTGTTCTGAGTTTCATTAGGGACAGTGGTCACCTGGTGCATAAGGATACACTGCACTCAGCCATGGCAGTAGTATCTCGACTATGCAGTAAAATGGAGCCACAAGACTCGTCTCTTGAGACCTGTGTGGAGTCCTTGTCCAGCCTTCTCAAACACGAAGACCACCAG GTGTCTGATGGCGCCTTGCGCTGCTTTGCATCTCTGGCCGATCGTTTCACACGCCGTGGGGTTGATCCAGCTCCGCTGGCCAAGCACGGCCTGAGCGAGGAGCTTCTATCACGCATGGCTGCTGCAGGAGGTTCAGTTGCTGGTCCTTCCTCCACCTGCAAACCAGGCAGAACATCTACAGGAGGTGCCCCGTCTGCCCCTGACTCCAAACTTAGCAACCAAGTGTCCACTATTGTCAGCCTGCTGTCCACCCTGTGCAGGGGCTCACCACTCGTCACCCAC GATCTGCTGCGCTCAGAGCTGCCTGACTCCATGGAGAGTGCGCTGCAAGGCGATGAACGCTGTGTGCTGGATACAATGCGGTTGGTTGACCTGTTGTTAGTCCTGCTGTTTGAGGGTCGTAAGGCACTGCCCAAATCCACAGCTGGTTCAGGTGGGCGTATTCCAGGACTACGGCGCCTTGACAGCTCTGGTGAACGATCTCATCGCCAGCTTATTGACTGTATTCGTAGCAAAGACACAGATGCACTCATCGATGCCATTGACACTGGCG caTTTGAAGTTAATTTTATGGATGACGTGGGACAGACACTCCTGAATTGGGCCTCGGCCTTTGGAACACAGGAAATG GTGGAGTTCTTGTGTGAGAGAGGTGCAGATGTCAACAGAGGCCAAAGATCGTCATCCCTGCATTATGCCGCCTGTTTTGGACGGCCTCAAGTAGCCAAG acTTTGCTGCGGCATGGAGCCAATCCTGATCTGAGGGATGAAGACGGCAAAACGCCCCTGGACAAGGCCAGGGAGAGGGGACACAGTGAGGTTGTAGCAATTCTCCAGTCTCCTG GAGACTGGATGTGTCCTGTGAACAAGGGGGACGACAAGAAAAAGAAGGATATGaacaaggaggaggaggagggcaCTGAACCAAAAGGAGACCCGGAGATGGCACCCATCTATTTAAAGAGGCTGCTTCCAGTATTTGCACAAACCTTTCAGCACACCATGCTGCCTTCAATAAG GAAAGCCAGTTTGGCTCTGATCAGGAAGATGGTTCATTACAGTTCTGAAGTGCTGCTAAAGGAAGTGTGTGACTCTGATGCTGGACACAATCTGCCCACTATCCTGGTGGAAATAACTGCTACTGTGCTGGATCAGGAG gatgatgatgatggtcatTTGCTGGCACTGCAGATCATAAGGGATCTTGTTGATAAAGGAGGAGATGTGTTCTTGGACCAGTTGGCCAGACTCGGGGTAATCAATAAGGTGTCGACTCTGGCAGGACCTACTTCAGATGATGAGAATGAGGAAGAAGCCAAACCAGAGAAG GAGGATGAACCCCAGGAAGATGCCAAAGAGATTCAGCAGGGCAAGCCATACCATTGGCGGGACTGGTCCATTATAAGAGGCAGGGACTGTTTGTATATATGGAGTGATGCTGCTGCTCTGGAGCTTTCAAACGGGAGCAACGGGTGGTTTCGCTTCATCTTGGATGGGAAATTGGCTACTATGTACTCCAGTGGCAGTCCAGAGGGAGGCTCTGACAGTTCAg AAAGTCGGAGTGAGTTTTTGGAGAAGCTCCAGCGTGCCAGAAGTCAGGTAAAGCCAGTCACAGCTAGCCAACCCATTCTGTCAGCAGTGGGCCCAACTAAACTCACAGTGGGCAACTGGTCACTCACATGCCTAAAGGAGGGTGAGATAGCCATTCATAACTCAGATGGTCAGCAGGCCACCATCCTGAAAGAAGATCTGCCAGGCTTTGTGTTTGAGTCCAACAGAGGCACCAAGCACTCTTTCACTGCTGAAACCTCCCTTG GGTCAGAATTTGTGACTGGCTGGACTGGAAAACGTGGACGGAAGCTCAAATCTAAATTGgagaaaaccaaacaaaag GTGAAGACAATGGCAAGAGATTTGTACGATGATCATTTCAAGGCGGTAGAAAGTATGCCAAGGGGAGTCGTCGTCACCTTGAGAAACATTGCCACTCAGCTTGAGTCTGCCTGGGAGCTGCATACCAACAGACAG TGTATCGAGGGAGAGAACACGTGGAGAGACCTCATGAAAACGGCTTTAGAAAATTTGATCGTGGTTCTCAAGGACGAGAACACCATCTCTCCCTACGAAATGTGCAGCAGTGGCCTTGTGCAAGCACTTTTTACTGTTCTTAATAAT AGTGTGGACCTTGATATGAAATATGATTGTAAGCAATTGGTGGAGAGgataaatgtctttaaaactgcattcagtgaaaatgaagatgatgagAG CCGACCTGCAGTTGCCTTAATCCGTAAATTGATAGCAGTGCTCGAGTCTATAGAACGACTACCTCTTCACTTGTATGACACACCCGGCTCGGCATACAATTTGCAG ATCCTGACCAGGAGGCTGCGTTTTCGGTTGGAGCGGGCTCCAGGTGAGACAGCCTTAATCGATCGGACTGGCAGGATGCTCAAGATGGAGCCACTGGCTACTGTGGAGTCTCTGGAGCAGTATCTTCTTAAGATG GTGGCAAAGCAGTGGTATGACTTCGACAGGGCCTCCTTTATATTTGTTAGGAAATTGAGAGAAGGCCAAAGTTTCACCTTTAGGCACCAGCATGACTTTGATGAGAACGGCATCGTGTATTGGATCGGCACAAATGCAAA GACTGCATATGAGTGGGTGAACCCTGCAGCTTATGGTCTGGTGGTAGTGACCTCGTCAGAGGGCAGGAATCTTCCTTATGGGCGTCTAGAGGACATTTTGAGCAGAGACAGTTCAGCCCTCAACTGCCATACCAATGATGATAAAAATGCTTGGTTTGCTGTGGACCTGGGCCTCTGGGTTATTCCCTCAGCCTACACACTACGGCATGCCCGTGGCTACGGTCGCTCTGCCCTTCGAAATTGGGTTTTCCAGGTGTCTAAGGATGGGCAAAACTGGATGACTCTTTATACCCATGTAGACGATGGCAGCCTCAATGAGCCAGG GTCAACTGCTACATGGCCTTTGGACCCATCCAAAGATGAGAAGCATGGCTGGAGACACATTCGTATTAAACAGATGGGGAAAAATGCAAGTGGACAAACACACTACCTCTCTCTGTCAGGGCTGGAGATCTATGGCACGGTCACTGGCGTTTGTGAAGACCAGCTTG GTAAAGCTGTGAAGGAGGCAGAAGCTAATCTGCGTCGACAACGCCGCCTCTTCCGCTCTCAGGTAATGAAGTACATAGTCCCAGGGGCTCGGGTGGTGCGTGGCATTGACTGGAAGTGGCGGGATCAGGATGGCAACCCTTCTGGAGAGGGCACTGTGACTGGAGAGGCCCATAATG GCTGGATTGATGTCACCTGGGATGCTGGTGGCTCGAACTCCTACCGCATGGGTGCGGAAGGGAAATTTGACCTGAAGTTAGCTCCGGGGTACGACCCCGAGTCGGCACCGTCACCCAAAACTGTTTCGTGCGCTATTGCAGGCCCGCCGACTCCCTGGAGCAGCCTGGCCAAAAACAACTGTCCGGACAGGGGTGGTCCTTCATCGGTATCTTCTGGTCGCAAGGGCAGCAGCAGCTCAGCATGCAGCGATATCGGCTTTGGCTCTGCTCGCAGGCTTGAGGGCCTCTCTGAGCAGGGCACACTTGAGGGGGGTGGACCTATGGGCACGGAGGGACAGGAGCCCCTTGTGGTTCTCTCCACGGTCGAAGGTGGTTCTGCATCCAGTGAGAGTGCTGAGCCTAAGAGTGAATCAACAGCCATCTCTGTGGGACCAGTTAGTGTCAGTTCACCCGATGTCAGCTCCGTCTCTGATTCATCTGGCAAGGCTGCGGTGTCCCAGAGGCCCCTTGGCCCAGGCACTGGTGCTCGCCTTTCAGTCAGCTCACTGCTTGCAGCTGGTGCACCTATGAGCTCTAGTGCCAGTGTGCCTAACCTGTCATCGCGTGAAGCCAGTCTCATGGAATCCTTTGTTCGCCGTGCTCCCAACATGGCACGCACCAACGCCACCAACAACATGAACCTGAGCCGCAGCAGCAGTGACAACAATACCAACACAATTGGCCGCAACGTTGCAGCTGCGTCCG ACTTCTTGGATAGCTGTAGGGCAAACACATTGCTTGCAGAGCTGGATGATGAGGAAGATTTACCTGAACCGGACGACGATGACGACGAGAATGAGGACGACAATCAGGAGGACCAGGAGTATGAGGAAGTTCTGGTACGGTCCAGGGTCAACCTTGGTTACCACGTTCATATACATAGG gaagaagaggaatatgAAACCAAAGGGGGTCGGCGTAGAACATGGGATGATGACTTTGTGCTGAAACGACAGTTTTCTGCTCTAGTCCCCGCATTTGACCCCAGACCAGGCCGGACAAACGTCCAGCAAACCACAGATCTGGAAATCCCTACACCAG GTACACCTCGTTCAGAGGTGCTGGAGGAGGTGGAATGTGCTCCTTCCCCCCATCTGGCCCTTATACTGAAGGTGGCAGGCCTGGGAACCACACGGGAAGTTGAACTACCTCTCAATAACTACAAATCCACCATTTTCTATTACGTCCAAAAGCTGCTGCAGCTCTCCTGTAACGGCAGCATCAAATCCGACAAGCTTCGGCGCATCTGGGAGCCGACGTATAC GATCATGTACAGAGAGTTAAAGGACtctgacaaagacaaagaaagcggGAAGATG GGTTGCTGGTCTGTAGAGCATGTGGAACAGTACCTTGGCACAGATGAATTACCAAAGAATGACTTGATAACCTACATGCAGAAGAATGCAGACTCGACTTTCCTGCGGCACTGGAAATTAACCGGCACTAATAAAAGTATTaggaaaaacagaaattgtTCGCAGCTCATAGCTGCATACAAG GATTTCTGTGAACGGGGCTGCAGGTCTTCTGGACTTGGGTCAGGTTCTCTGGCAACCACACCGAGTTGTGACATCTTAAGTGGTGCACGTGAGCAGCCGCAGGCCAAAGCTGGCTCAGCCCAGAGCGCCTGTGGTGTTGAGGATGTGCTGCAGTTGCTGCGCATCCTTTACATTATCGGAGGTGAGCCAGCGGTTGGCCATACACTGCAGGAGG ATTTGGATGATCTACAGTTCAATGCATCACCCGAGGAGTTCACCAGCAAAAAAATTACAACCAAAATACTGCAACAAATTGAG GAGCCTCTGGCTTTGGCCAGCGGAGCCCTTCCAGATTGGTGTGAACAGTTAACCAGCAAGTGTCCTTTTCTAATCCCTTTTGAGACCCGCCAGCTCTTCTTCACCTGCACAGCATTTGGAGCCTCCAG GGCAATAGTGTGGCTCCAAAACCGAAGGGAGGCAACCATGGAGCGCACACGTCCGTCCACTACAGTGAGGCGGGATGAACCAGGAGAGTTCCGTGTTGGTCGCCTCAAACATGAGCGTGTCAAAGTACCACGCGGGGAGAGCATGATGGAGTGGGCCGAGAGTGTCATGCACATCcatgctgacaggaagtctgtaCTTGAG GTGGAGTTCCAGGGTGAAGAAGGCACTGGGTTGGGTCCCACACTAGAGTTCTATGCCCTTGTGGCAGCAGAGTTTCAGCGCACCTCATTGGGGATCTGGCTCTGTGATGACGATTTTCCCGATGACGAGTCCCGCCAA GTGGATCTCGGTGGTGGCCTAAAACCACCAGGCTACTATGTACAGCGCTCGTGTGGCCTTTTTCCTGCACCCTTTCCTCAAGATAGTGATGAGCTAGAGCGAATCGCCAAGCTCTTCCACTTCTTAGGCATCTTTCTGGCCAAGTGCATACAGGACAACCGGCTGGTGGACCTGCCTGTCTCACAACCTTTTTTTAAGCTGCTCTGTATGGGTGACATCAAGAGCAACATGAGCAAACTGTTGTATGAGACGCGCTCCGATTCAGACCGCCGCTTCTCTGACATCCATTCAGAGGCCTCCACTGAGGAAGAACCATATTTGATGGGCAGCTTTGATGAAGACTCTAAATCTGAATTCATCTTGGACCCACCAAAGCCCAAACCACCTGCATGGTATCATGGCATCCTAACCTGGGAGGACTTTGAGCTGGTAAATCCTCACCGAGCACGTTTCCTCAAGGAGATGAAGGAGCTGGCAGTAAAGAGGAGGCAGATACTGGGCAATAAGAGCTTCTCAGAGGATGAGAAGAACACACGGCTACAGGGACTCATGCTGAAGAACCCAGTGGGCTCAGGCCCACCATTGAGTGTGGAAGATCTGGG gtTAAATTTTCAGTTCTGTCCTTCGTCAAAAGTGCATGGGTTCTCAACAGTGGACCTTAAACCCAATGGAGAGGACGAG ATGGTGACCTTGGACAATGCAGAGGAGTATGTGGAGTTAATGTTTGACTTCTCTATGCACATCGGGATACAGAAGCAAATGGAAGCCTTCAGAG AGGGCTTTAACAGAGTATTCCCTATGGAGAAACTGA